In Magallana gigas chromosome 1, xbMagGiga1.1, whole genome shotgun sequence, the sequence TATGTCCTGAGTACATAGTAATGTTGTATCGAAGTGGGTATTTCATCATCGATAAGGCAGTGCTTTCTATGAAACTATGCCTGAAGCACCGCGAAGAGTTGGGAGCACGGTGGAAAAGATCAAAGAGAACTTGTTCTTATCCTGGTCATCGGGGTAATATGAAAGCTGACAGAGGGGCCAGTCCAACAATGTGTAAAGAACTCTGGTTAAAAACAAGGCAGATTATTCCAGTAGGATCAGGTAAGTTATTTTTACAGTCTTCTTAATTCAGGACGTTGAAAGAGTatgtaatataaaatgttatgaGAAAATAAGTGTATTTTATAAACAGGGGATATCTAGGAGGACCTCTTTATCTAAATATAGATGCAATATAGATATGAGGGTCTGTAAAgattaaaaattactttaacaATTGACCTTAACTGTACATGcacggatccagaaattttttccaaaaggggggggggggggaatccaATGAAAGATAGTTTTGTTTTCTGGGGGAGGGGGAAGGGGAGTTCTTATTGTGTATAAGTACTTTAGATCACTACAGtgtgttttgctttaaaaactaattcaattttacaaacatatgaaaaataaactaaatggAAATAACTTGTCACAATCAAAACATGTGTCAAATTGTGTTACAATGCACAGTGTAGTAATTGAACTTTGATCTTATGTGCAGTATTTACTTGTAGCAATTTGCAAAAGGTGCTCAATGGATCATAAGAAGAATGTGTCCCCATCATACAATGTAGAGTATGTAGAAGAACTAGGTAATAATTTTGCTGTATATTATTTAgttatatacataaatgtaataaactgacgaacatgcatgtatacaattaGAAATTGTAAAGGAATATATTCTAATTATTGAAAGCATTGTAACATGTCAAATGATATCATCATAAACATTTTAAGGATTATTTTCATAAGTCAAATGTTAAGaacatacatgaacatgtagaTATGCATGCATGAACAATGGATTTGAAGCttaagaaattttgaaaaatttaaaactgcaTGTATTGTGATATATTGTGCAATACCAggtttgttaattatagatatatatatgcAACTTGGGGTTGTCAATGATACATTTTAGCTTCTCATATGggtattatttttaaagtaattgttaagaagaccttattgttttacTTTCAGAGTGGTGTAGACAGATTTGTAGAATTCTTCACACAGACAACAGCACAAAATCAAAGAGTCATGGTATCAGACACATTTTTTTCGATGAAATTTAGTGCATTTTCCATATGTAAATGAATTATACCAGATATTCTTTCTGAGTTAATGACTTGATTTTGGATATTCTCATGTATGCGCATAAAAATGCAAGTTTACATTAAATTCCAAAGCTACATTACCCACATAAATGGGATGAAAGAATCATTTTTAGGGACAAATTATAAATCAATCTATTCATTTATCTGTAATTTCATCTGTCTGTTAGTTAAAccaaatttttatacaaaattcagaaatatacaacaaatgtttagcataaaatcaatCTGAACAGAGATTTGCATTATACCTATATAGGTGAACATCTACAGTCCCACTTGATTGACATACAAGTGCTACATGTACCAGCTATAGTTGAAAACAAAGAAACAGCATTTGATATTGATGTACACAGTAAGTACACAGTTCAATTGAACAGaaacatgtattgcttgtgaaACAGCTACATCAGCATCATTGTTGGTGGTTTTTTAACTCGATCTAGATGCAAGTACAGGTATATGTGTAACTATATATGTAAAGATAAACCAATAACCTTTCCCAATTCTTATCAGaaacagataaataataaaagagtGTATATATATCTAAAGGTCTTTAGCAATATTGCTTTGTTTTAATTGATATGTGTGTCTTCCCTAAATACAGGTGTACCAATTAAGTTCACAAGACACAGACACAGTGGGTACAGACATGGAGTTTGAAATTCTCTGTAAGTGTATGCATGCAGATAAATTAAGCCAcaaatcaattacatgtaaagcaTATTTACAAGCTATATTAGCCTCAACTGATGTCTTTTTTGGTGTTAATATTATCTTATTTCCTATAAATTTGACAAATATTCTTCTTAGGTGTAAAATGCATATGTGTACTGTAAATGTTTAATGTGCattgtgtataaaaaaaagtttaaaaaataaaaatgtatgcaGTGCAGTATGCAAACCAATGTCAAAAGTAATTATGACTCGGTAAAAATTCTTGGAACTCTAAGAGAAATATCATTCTGTCcaactgtctgtctgtccattaaCACAATTGTGTGACACAATATGTCACAAGTAGACCATATAAGGAGGATTGTGTATCTTGAGACTATGTCAGTTTTTTAGTATCTATAATGAATTATTAGTATTccgctccgaaggagaagggggtatactgttttacccttgtgtgtctgtctatctgtaacaaaaatttctgtcacaGTTTTCTCAGCAACTGGCTGTTCATCACAGATGcttcaaattttaacacacaCTTTGGATAGGCATGCCATATAGTGGGTTTTATTTCTGTACCATGTgtacatcaacttcctgttaaatgtagatttgtacatatattcacatcagagcgagggtattactagtgagcattggtcACTTGCAGATATCTTGTTTCCATTATTAGAGCTgcatattcatttaataactcATAAGtgtatctaaatatatcaaAGTTTGATCAATTAATAAATAGATCATGGTAAACCAATATACTGAGACAAATCATAGACATTGACTATGCAAATCATACTACCTGAGAAGATCATACACATAGCATTTATACATGAATTCACATTTTCTAGTTACCGGTAGATTTCTAGTAATGAAGCACACTGTATTGCTTTCCAGCCACAAGTTCTTGTTACCCTTCCTTACCATCATCCCAAGACTGGTATGAGCAGAACACcaaaagaaaaactaaatgaagcATTACCGAGACTTTCAGGTAATTTAACTGAAATCAATTTATGCAGTAATTTTCAAGAAACTTGTTAGACAATTGCTTTCAAATATGCTGATGAATCAAAACgtcttgtttgttttaaaaaaacagcATTCGGGATATGCTTGATTGTAactagtaatacatgtatatatatataagaaatatagTAAGGGATGCAAGCACGCACTAAGACCTGTTACACAGTGAGTGATGTGGCATTAGGGCTCTTTGCTTATTCTTAGTTTTGAAGATTGATAATATTTTAGTGAGAGAAAGCAActtaaaaagtaaattattttgCAGAGTACATTacttcatttaacaaatttgtgaatttctaaacatttgcTGGTCCTTTCTGGTACGTCAtatcatttgtaaaattatatcataaaaataacaACTTTGTTTATAGATAACAAGTTTCAACCTCTGAAGTCTCAACTTACAAGACCTTGGTCTGAATTAGCAAAGTCAGCAAAGTATTACTACATCAGCAAGGCCAAAGAAGCTGTTATGATAGTCCTGTCCATCATAGCCCCAGGACAAGAGGACACCATTCTCTCAAAAGTCAGTCCATCCTCTACAAATGAAAGTGATGCAACAGACAAAGCTACACAACAGTTGATAGAGGCATATCATGTCACAGCAGACAAAAAAACCCAGCTGCAGATCTTGTCATTATTTGCAAACAACTTTACAAAGGAAAAGCTTCTTCAACTTGTACCATCACTGACACAATCCAAAATTGATGCCGCCAGAAAACATGCTTCAGTGATGGGACCAGGACAGATACTAAATCCACCAAAGATATACAGAATACGTCTGACCAGACCAAAATTGCTACACTTTCTGGAATATGTATCTATGCCCTCTATTTCCCAGGTTCTTGGTTTTGGTACCATGCAACTTCATTTGTCAAGtggagaaaaaatacaaattccaAAAGTTATTAGAAATGCCGTGAGTGCTAGAATCATTGCAAATTACCTAGAGTATTGCAAGGAAACAGAGTTCCAAACTTTCAGCCGTGCATCTTTGTACAGAATCCTGAAAGCCTGTCGAGCATCAAAAAGGAAAGCAATGCATCCGTGGACTTGACAATACTACAGCACTTGGAATGAATGCCATGGAGTCATTACAGAAGGTTGTAACAAGACTTGGGGAATATGGATTGGATATGGAGAAAAAAGACACTCTGATTGATATGATCAACATCTGTAATCAGCACTTGAAATTTGATGTGAAAAGCCATTTCAGCAGAAGTTCCTCATGCAGTAATCATTGTACAATGTTTGCCCTGAGTGATCCAACAGACACATGCTTTTCTAGTAACTGTGATCATGACCATTCAGACATTTGCTCAAATTGTGTTTTGACACACAAACTTACAGAGGGCATCACTGAAGCCACTAAAACAGTCAGAATACCATCTGAGGATTTGATGGAGGAATTGCAGCATGAAATTACCATGGCAACAAAAGCCATCAAGGACTGGAAGGCTCATCTTCTTAGAACCGTGCACCAAGACTTTGCAAGATCAGATATCCTACAACACCTTGAATCAAACCAGGGATTTCTTATAATGGATTGGGCCATGAAGTTTCTACCCCTCCAGTACAGGGAAACACAGTCAGACTTCTTTGGAAAAAAGGGCATTAGCTGGCATATTTCATGTTTAATTACCAAGAAGAGTGACCCTGAACCAAGAGCTAGCATCTTGTCAGACCATCTTGACTTGAACACCTATATCCATATCCTTGAGAATGGTACTCAAGGTTGGTTTTCCGTTGCTCATATTATTAGACACCTTCTTTTGACTCTATCAGTGCAGTTTCCAAACCTGAAAGAGATCTACATGAAGACAAACAATGCTGGTTGCTATCACTGTACACCACTAATCTCCTTTATCAGTCAGATCGAATCACAGTCATTTTCCTATTACCATCAAGGAGTTCAACTTCAGTAAAGCACAGTCTGAAAAAGATCTTTGTGACAGTAAAACTGGTTCCTGTCGAATGCATGTGGCTAGATTTCTGAATGAGGGAAATGATATTCTTTCTGCCTCAGACTTGAAGAGAGCCTTAGAAAGTAATAATGGATTGAAAGGAACAAAGACCTGTGTTATCTCCATTGACAATGCAGAGGAGCCAAAGataaaatccaaaatttctCAGATTAGCCTTCTGAACAATTTCAGATTTGATGTGGATTCAGTTATTGCAAAAAGGGCATATCAGATTGGTTGTGGACGCCTTATTGAGACTAATACTTTAAAGGATCAGCATCTTAATGTTGGAGAAATGAATGGTTTTGAggtaaatgttatttataaaaattaataatcattACTTGTATAATGTTCGATTCAATATCATAAAGAAGACATACTAGCTATTTTGTCTGTGTTATATAAATTACAAATGCATTTACTATATAGTTTCTGTAGTataattacaaatgtatgtgctatatagtctaaaaattacaaatataatttGGATTTTATTGCTTTATAGGTGTTAGAAGAATTTCCATCTCATGCAGTTGATGTTGGGCAAGTCTGTGTTAGAATGAGGAACCcaaacattcaaaatgaaatggaGGAGGAACAGGACCAGGATCAGGACCAGGGGCCCCTGAATAATGATTTGTATGCATGTCCAGATCCCTATTGCCAGAAACAGTATGTGAGGTCTGCTAACCTTGAGAAACATCTAGCATTATGCAATCACCTTTACAGGAAAGCTGAAGAGACCGGAATTGATTGTGGCATCAAAATCTGGGTTGAGAAGTGTTCTGCCATCCGAGAGAAATATGCTCACATTTGTGAGACAGTGTTGTCTCAGAGTTGTGATACAGGTATCTTTTCCCAAAGTTCAGGAGGATGGGCATTGAAATCTGTTGCTAAATGCAATAGGTTCTCCTTAAATGTTAAGGAGTatgtaaagaagatttttgaaagctGTGAAAAGACAGGAAAACGGCCGAATTATGCAGCTCTAAGTGGAGAACTTCAAAAAGCTTGTGATGAAAATGGACAGCGCCTTTTTAGACCATTTGAAAGGCTAACAGCAAATCAACTGAGAAACTtgtttgtatcatatattaACAACAAGAAGAAAAATTATAGGGATAGACAGATTCTTTTAGTGGAAGTTCCAGAAACAGATGAACATCTTCAAGAAATTGTCATGAATCTTAAGGCAGAAGAACGTCAGCAGACTGTATCTGACATGtatgaaaatgtgttttatgcAGCAAATACTTAATTTACCTTTGGATATCTCTGTGGCAACCTGTATAACATGCATTTACATGGAAATTATCAATGTTTTATACTTTAAGATATTTGTAAAGGTGAAAAATTccaggttttaaaaaaagtacacTCAGTATCTGTATTTTAGCATGAATGTATTTCTTATTACATTTGGTATTTATCTTTTATGATTGTGTGAGCATGGCAACTTACAGGTTACGTTAGTCCAatgattcatttcatttatagaTAAGTTCTATATAAATGATTATTATCAGTTCTAAATAGACACCACCAAAAGTTAACACTCTGAAGGTTCAATGCACTGTCAGTAATATATTTAGGTTTTCTCTGGAAATTAAACAAATGCAAATGATTGTATTTCCTTGGAAACAAGTTTTTTCATTTTAGTAACCAATTTTATTctagtatttgaaaatattggaATTAATATTTGCAAAGCTTATTTTAGAGTaataacatttaatttagtaTTCTCTGTTAAAACCATAAagcataagaattttttttaccttcttcAAAGAAAGTGATAAAAGTCCAAAATGAGGAAAAACAACATGCAGTTTGAAGTTTTTATGAATAACAGTAATATACGTAATGTACTTATATGATGGCGCTATTAATGACAACTTGTATTTcctgttttgaaatattcaaagttaatttttattattttttgctgtataaattgtcaaaataatgCTGTGATATTTCAGAACATTTCTGGTATAgatttaaatgaattgaaaGTTAGCCATTTTAacgttttttttgtaaaaatgaaaataccaGTCTTATTGGTGACCTCATATCTGACATATATTATAGAGTCCAAAgtcaaattttttatattgtactATTCATGGTCTGTACTTATAGGTGTAATTgcaataaaagaaattgaagCGTTTACAGACCCCAAATTAATGCTTTGTAAGttggtaaaatttgaacatttcatTAAACGTAGCAATTTGAAAAGTTTATGACCTTTTTGTACTTCAACTAGATAAGTTCTATATAAATGTACCTCCCCAGATGATATGCTAGACAACATGCTTTTACCCCCTATAACTAGTTTCTATGCATGTATTATCACTGTTAGTTGAGAGGTCCTGAAATATGTGTAgatttcatgatttttgttCCCATTTTTGACCCCTTgttctatttttagtaacatgCGTTTTACTCATGAACTATGCCAACCATGACAAAAACATATGTTGCAAATTTTATGGCATATTGATACTATGTTGCACACCAAAATTGATATCGATACACCAACC encodes:
- the LOC105323967 gene encoding uncharacterized protein, coding for MHVARFLNEGNDILSASDLKRALESNNGLKGTKTCVISIDNAEEPKIKSKISQISLLNNFRFDVDSVIAKRAYQIGCGRLIETNTLKDQHLNVGEMNGFEVLEEFPSHAVDVGQVCVRMRNPNIQNEMEEEQDQDQDQGPLNNDLYACPDPYCQKQYVRSANLEKHLALCNHLYRKAEETGIDCGIKIWVEKCSAIREKYAHICETVLSQSCDTGIFSQSSGGWALKSVAKCNRFSLNVKEYVKKIFESCEKTGKRPNYAALSGELQKACDENGQRLFRPFERLTANQLRNLFVSYINNKKKNYRDRQILLVEVPETDEHLQEIVMNLKAEERQQTVSDMYENVFYAANT